aacatactcaataccagaacacatatataatagatcactacaacatagcaacatactaaTGTCAACAATCCAAGAAATACATGCCCGTATATACTCAAAGGTGAGATAGTCACCTggacaggtgatcctactctagaaccacaaccaaacaaggaacatgtaagagagcttagatcaagagtcctcagtctatcctacataACTACATACAGTCCCTAGGACACCCCTCTACTAgcagataaccaaaactagtgggcctacattggtgcctttgacccacaggTACATTGGGGCGAAACTCACCTCAATATGCGCGTAGATAACCACTGTAGCAACAAAGAATTCTACCAGCTTCAATTCACTTCCAAACACCTACACGAAGATATTTTAGTCAATACCCGATCACAGGTCATAGTTACTTGCAATAGTGACCACCTCCAATGAAATGactattagggtttcacatgaaatgacgattagggttaagtaaaataaaatctaaaatacATCTCGGGGTGTTAGAGCTTATTATTGATTTATTCacctattttattttattttattttattttaaatggaATGTTACAAATAGCCAAAAGTGGACGGATGAAAAAGACACATATTTTTGGGGGTGTTtagtaaaaaaaaacttattgttTATTAGCTTACACGCTAATAAGTAAGTGTgagttaatttataaaaaaaatggtttatTAGAGGTTTTCCATCGAACTAAACTATTCTTatccaaacatttttttaaattatagtAATATGGAACCACTGATAGACTAATTAGTTGTTTTAGTAAGCTTAGCCAAATATCTAATTAAAGTCATAGCTTTatgtttaaaaattaaattagaGAATGTTTGTCttatcttttaaaataacttttagTTTTTATCTAAAAAGAAGCTAAAATATGTTTGGTCAAGTGAAAATGACTTTTAAAACCAACCTTTTAGATAGAAGAAAAATGAAGTCAAGAAACCTgagtttttgaaacttttaaaccacttaaaacttaaatttcttttataCCCCCACCTACCTAATCAATTGGATACGCTCGTTACTCTCATTCTTGTTTTGTCCGCTCACCTGTTCTCTGTCGTTCACGATAGTTCAAACCATCGACGTTCTTCCTCCAAGCGATCGGCGGTCTTCCTCGGCGATCTGCCTTCCAGCCATCGTCGATCTTCTCTGCCGGCGTCTCCTTCCTCCGTCTCCGATCAGGTAAGTTTAAGCTTCGATTTTGTTTTCGTTTGTGTCAATTATCGATTTTCATTAGCAAAGAAAATGTTGATTTTCGACTTTCCTTGCACTATATGTAATTTGTTCCTTCGATTTTGATACCTGTGATGTTAtgaaatattgattatcatacgTTTGAAGTACTATGGATCTGTGTTGACGAAAATTGATGATATATGGATGAAATATGGATTTGTGTTGTGTTAACAAGTATAGATTTGTGAAATgtataggggtgttcgtttggatggatcggtttgatccgatccacttaagtaaatccaaattgatttcggttttcaaaacatggatccgaattgtccaaactaaattcaaatccgatccgatccgatccaattacaattcggttggatcggttatcttaattcggttttcaaaaccgaaaaattttaaaacgacatataattataatattacctaACTTTACACAAAaagcaaaaacaaataatttaattgtgatttgaattttataaacaactaataaaaagaTATATCATAGTTAAATATTTATAGAtacaaaacttttgagagaaaacgaatattaattttttttttatcggATGAAACGTTTTGagcctatttgaaaaaataaattacaaaattaataaataactgtatatatatatatatatatatatatatatatatatatatatatatatatatatatatatatatatatatatatatattataaataaatagtaAATCTTTATTCGGGTTTCtaggactattcggttcttattttataaaccaaaaccaatccgaaatccaaaataataattcggttttgttgaaaaccaatccaaaaatccaaaccaaattgtccaatccaaattgtaCAATTGggtaattcggttttatccgaatagtgaaTAGCTCTAGAAATGTATGCACCAAGCTTTCTCTCtaattctagtttttttttttttttttttttttttttttcataaaaagctTCTAAAATACAAATGGAAATGGAAATGACTATTGTACCCTTGCGGTGGATAAAGGAACAAAACATCCAATCCAGTGACGAAAATGGCTTGAATTATGATGAAAACGGACGGCGATTCACGATATTGAATACTTTTGTACCCATCGGAACCTGCCGGAAAAAATGCACCACTTATCATCATCGTCGTGGATGCTCCGCCGCTTTTGCTGTCATGCAACGCCTTCCTTTTCGCCCCCTACCGCCGTTTTATCTACTTCTGCTGCTACTCTCACTCCTCCCAAGAAGAAAAAACTCGTTTTCATGGGTTCTCCCTCGGTAATCTCTCGCCCAATGTTCCTACAATTTACGTTAAGCATCGCCATGGGCAATAATTTTCGATTGGGGCTTCGATTTTGAAATCTGATTCGTGTTAGGTCTCTGCTTCCGTTCTCGAGACTCTTCTTGACGCATCCTCCGCCGCTGATTCCTTATTCGAGGTACTTATCTTTGACAAACTGCGATGAATTAATCAGAGTAGTATCACATCAATATCTAACCtaattatgaatatgaatatgaatacgACCCTTAAATCCATTTACATTCGCGAGTAATCAATGACAATGGCTTTCAATTTTCAAATTCTCACCCAATGTGATTCAGGTTGCAGCGATTGTTACCCAGCCACCTTCAGGAAGAGATAGGGGAAGAAAAGTGATGCCATCACCTGTAGCACAACATGCTCTCGATAGAGGCTTCCCTAATGACCTAATTTTCACACCTGTTAAAGCCAATGAGGAAGCATTTTTGTCCAATTTCAGAGCACTTGAGCCTCAACTTTGCATCACAGCAGCATATGGCAACATATTACCAACCAAATTTTTAAAGATTCCTTTATTAGGTTAGTGTTCTTAAAGATCTCATCACACTATCTTTCAAGTTTTCTTGAATTCTTTTGTTATTATCTTTGAATGTATTATTTGTAGGGACTGTGAATATACACCCAAGCTTGTTGCCTTTATACCGTGGAGCTGCTCCTGTTCAAAGAGCATTGCaggttctttttcttttcttttttatacattttataagtaacatTAGTAAAAAAGTTTATATCtttatatgaaaataataatctTTATCAGGATGGAGTTACAGAAACTGGTGTATCATTAGCATTCACTATCCGGGCATTAGATGCGGGCCCCATTATTGCCTATGAAAAAATGAAAATCGATGATCATATTAAGGTTTGCATtcttttccaaatatgaaattgataCAATTTGTTGCATTTTCATTAGtggaaataaataataataaaaattatgtgaTTTGTTTTCAGGCTCCAGAATTGCTTGATCTACTATTTGCACAAGGTATGTCATATTGTCATTCTTCTTTTCTCATTCAatggaataaataaataaataacattacTTTATAATGATCCTAATATACACAGGATCTAAACTCTTGCTTCAAGAACTTCCCTCTATATTCAATGGATCTGCAAAGACAAATGCTCAAGAACAAGATGACTCAAAAGCCACTTTGGCTCCAAAAGTTAGTTGAGTTACTTAAAGGGATAATGacataaaagcccttaagtttAACAGAAATGTACATTGCTATTATGTTGTTAAGCTTTTTTTGTTTCTTGTAGATAACTCAAGAGGAATCATGGTTATGCTTTGACCAAGAAGCTTTGACTCTACATAATAAGGTATGATGCCATAAGAtgagataaaataaaatatattttttaatccaAATCTTTTATCATgacataattaattataaataaacaaGTTTTTAGGTGAGGGCTTTTGCAGGGTGGCCAGGGACCCGAGCTAAAATTGTTGTAATTGATGAAAAGAATGATAAAAGGAGTGAACTTGATCTCAAAATTATAACTTCTAGGGTTTATAACGATGCTCAAGTTAGCAAAGATGATGACGTGGCATTCATAAAAGGGTCGATGATTATACCATGTGGCGGGGGCACGGCTCTTGAGGTGAGGATGCATTTACCATAACAATATTTATtccaagatttttttttcaagaaaacttaaagtttgattttattttttatcacTAAAGGTGAAAATTACAAGAAAATCGGTATATTTTGGGtggttttgtggtttaaacactaatattatatttttttaatggttTGATTGGAAAAAATTCTACAACTTTTATTGTAAATATGAAAAAGAATCTGAAACTTTTCTGGTTTGATTAGAAAAAGtaaagtattagtggttaaaccGCAAAAATGCCCAAAATATAATGATTGTTTTCTGTAATTTTCCGTGATAATAATTGACATGTGACATGtcattttctttcttcttttgaaATGCCACATAAGCAAAATTTCGGATGAAAGATAATAtaactattttaaattttaaaaaatgtttgtGTTTTAAAAAGAAAGTAGAATCATAAGGTAAACAAGTGGAACATTTTGTTCATAAAATACCTTTaaaataaatgtattttgttACCTATTTATGTCATTAATcctataaatataattttatttaaattaattt
The genomic region above belongs to Lactuca sativa cultivar Salinas chromosome 4, Lsat_Salinas_v11, whole genome shotgun sequence and contains:
- the LOC111909994 gene encoding uncharacterized protein LOC111909994 encodes the protein MHHLSSSSWMLRRFCCHATPSFSPPTAVLSTSAATLTPPKKKKLVFMGSPSVSASVLETLLDASSAADSLFEVAAIVTQPPSGRDRGRKVMPSPVAQHALDRGFPNDLIFTPVKANEEAFLSNFRALEPQLCITAAYGNILPTKFLKIPLLGTVNIHPSLLPLYRGAAPVQRALQDGVTETGVSLAFTIRALDAGPIIAYEKMKIDDHIKAPELLDLLFAQGSKLLLQELPSIFNGSAKTNAQEQDDSKATLAPKITQEESWLCFDQEALTLHNKVRAFAGWPGTRAKIVVIDEKNDKRSELDLKIITSRVYNDAQVSKDDDVAFIKGSMIIPCGGGTALEVLEVQLPGKKVVDAAAFWNGLRGQKVKKLGL